One region of Paenibacillus sp. genomic DNA includes:
- a CDS encoding multicopper oxidase domain-containing protein — MRSKAVYWAILLLVLASAALGGSGKSAGGLLAAAPAAKPAAEQAVKKFKLYATDGYTTMPDGEKIYIWGYSLSNKQGSAAYPAPTLTVNEGDRVEVTVENIGPSVKGIKRVAHTVHFHGLDTDQENDGVPHTSHAIQPGQSFTYRFTATHAGTYWYHCHVDTAEHLQMGMHGAFIVKAKGGAKEAWTGGPAYDREYTLQLNELDPVWHKAVEEGRAYDKTDFRPVYFTINGKAYPDTERDPNTMLRAKVGEKVLIRLINAGYQAHSIHTHGHHFQVIASDGRPLPKPYEKDTILIGPGERYDLLMTVTQAGHFPIHSHNIIDNLNNGVYPGGMHTMMEVAPEREEEAAASPTPAHNDHHTGNGDAGHGTAGHGAAGSGTTVYIQNNVYSVKQLTIAKGTKVTWINKDKEPHTITDLDGRFDSGDVLAGASWSHTFKESGEYVYYCSIHPAMEAKVIVK; from the coding sequence ATGCGAAGTAAAGCAGTATATTGGGCGATCCTCCTGCTGGTTCTGGCGTCGGCTGCGCTCGGCGGCTCCGGGAAGTCCGCCGGCGGACTCCTCGCCGCGGCGCCGGCCGCCAAGCCGGCCGCCGAGCAGGCGGTCAAGAAATTTAAGCTATACGCAACGGACGGCTACACGACCATGCCCGACGGCGAGAAGATTTATATTTGGGGATACAGCCTCAGCAATAAACAAGGGAGCGCGGCGTACCCCGCTCCCACGCTAACGGTGAACGAAGGAGACCGGGTCGAGGTGACCGTCGAGAACATCGGCCCGTCCGTCAAAGGAATCAAACGCGTGGCGCATACCGTACATTTCCACGGACTCGACACCGATCAGGAGAACGACGGCGTTCCGCATACGTCTCATGCGATTCAACCGGGCCAAAGCTTCACCTACCGGTTTACCGCAACCCACGCGGGCACCTATTGGTACCACTGCCATGTCGATACGGCGGAGCATCTGCAGATGGGCATGCACGGAGCGTTCATCGTCAAGGCCAAGGGCGGCGCGAAGGAAGCGTGGACCGGCGGTCCGGCGTACGACCGGGAGTATACGCTCCAACTGAACGAGTTGGATCCGGTATGGCATAAAGCCGTTGAGGAAGGCCGGGCCTACGATAAAACCGATTTCCGTCCGGTGTATTTCACGATTAACGGCAAGGCGTACCCGGACACGGAGCGGGACCCGAACACCATGCTTCGGGCGAAGGTCGGGGAGAAGGTGCTCATTCGGCTGATCAATGCGGGCTATCAGGCCCACAGCATCCATACGCACGGTCACCATTTCCAGGTCATCGCCTCGGACGGCCGCCCGCTGCCGAAGCCATACGAGAAGGATACGATTTTGATCGGACCGGGCGAGCGTTACGATTTGCTGATGACGGTGACCCAGGCCGGACATTTTCCGATCCACAGCCATAATATCATCGACAATCTCAACAACGGGGTGTATCCGGGCGGGATGCACACGATGATGGAGGTCGCTCCTGAAAGGGAGGAGGAGGCTGCGGCTTCGCCTACGCCCGCGCATAACGATCATCATACCGGAAACGGAGATGCCGGACACGGAACAGCCGGACATGGAGCGGCGGGATCGGGTACCACCGTATATATTCAAAATAACGTGTATTCCGTCAAACAATTGACGATTGCCAAAGGCACCAAAGTGACGTGGATCAATAAGGACAAAGAGCCGCATACGATCACCGATTTGGACGGCCGCTTCGACAGCGGCGACGTATTGGCGGGAGCGTCGTGGTCCCATACGTTCAAGGAAAGCGGCGAATACGTCTATTACTGCAGCATTCATCCAGCCATGGAAGCGAAGGTCATCGTGAAGTGA
- a CDS encoding plastocyanin/azurin family copper-binding protein has translation MKKASSVVLSLIVAFAAFGSAGAEEAQKGAVYEVAVGQMADGDLHLSTMVPNIVYVHEGDSVTFANKDALAPHTVTFLAGEAPLSPENPASAAPTDASGVAWDGTRLLNSGMLFPGQSYTVKFTSAGAYSFYCVLHPDMKGVVVVVPRGQPIPSKAEQKAAVNQAIHNYKQHAQALRAMHDEVQYVRNDDGSLTYTVRAGVAADGILFNRYAPDTIVINEGDSVEWINDTHEGHMVVFNKPDDFAALVDGQMNMAAMAPAGGPTFDGTGFVSSGLLFHSSYKLTFTKAGVYEYQDPIFAGLGMTGKIVVVPKGAPKVVVNGEPLAFDGKLPRFHQGELITAIVPFMKALGGDVQWNDALSAVVANVGGKHELPAGLKKGKRINVVVNGKALGADEGTVVSIDGVSYASPEDIVRLLGGSYAWDGGSQTFYANVGVKQANAGHNHAK, from the coding sequence ATGAAAAAGGCGAGTTCAGTCGTACTGTCGTTAATCGTCGCGTTCGCTGCATTCGGCTCGGCAGGGGCCGAGGAGGCGCAGAAAGGCGCCGTCTACGAAGTAGCCGTAGGGCAAATGGCAGACGGAGACCTGCATTTGTCGACCATGGTGCCGAACATTGTGTATGTGCATGAGGGGGATTCCGTGACGTTCGCGAACAAAGACGCCCTGGCCCCGCACACGGTCACGTTCCTGGCGGGCGAGGCGCCGCTCAGCCCGGAAAACCCCGCATCGGCCGCGCCTACCGACGCCAGCGGCGTCGCTTGGGACGGAACGCGGCTGCTCAATTCCGGCATGCTGTTCCCGGGTCAGTCCTACACGGTGAAATTCACGTCGGCGGGCGCGTATTCGTTCTACTGCGTGCTGCATCCGGACATGAAGGGCGTTGTCGTCGTCGTTCCCCGAGGCCAGCCGATTCCGAGCAAGGCGGAGCAGAAGGCGGCCGTCAACCAAGCCATCCACAACTATAAGCAGCATGCGCAGGCGCTCCGCGCGATGCATGACGAAGTCCAATACGTTCGGAACGACGACGGCTCGCTTACCTACACCGTGCGCGCCGGCGTCGCGGCGGACGGAATCTTGTTCAATCGGTATGCGCCGGATACGATCGTCATTAACGAAGGCGACAGCGTGGAATGGATCAACGACACGCACGAGGGGCATATGGTCGTCTTCAACAAGCCGGACGATTTTGCCGCGCTGGTCGACGGGCAGATGAATATGGCGGCGATGGCCCCGGCGGGCGGTCCGACCTTCGACGGTACGGGGTTCGTCAGCTCCGGCCTGCTCTTCCATTCGTCCTACAAGCTGACGTTCACCAAAGCAGGCGTCTACGAGTATCAAGATCCGATCTTCGCGGGATTAGGCATGACCGGCAAAATCGTCGTGGTTCCGAAGGGCGCCCCTAAGGTCGTTGTGAACGGCGAACCGCTCGCGTTCGACGGCAAGCTCCCTCGCTTCCATCAAGGCGAGCTGATCACCGCCATCGTGCCGTTCATGAAAGCGCTCGGCGGCGACGTGCAGTGGAATGACGCGCTGTCCGCGGTGGTCGCGAATGTCGGCGGGAAGCACGAGCTCCCTGCAGGACTTAAGAAGGGGAAGCGGATAAATGTAGTCGTCAACGGGAAAGCGTTGGGGGCGGACGAAGGAACCGTCGTATCGATCGACGGCGTCAGCTACGCCTCGCCGGAGGATATCGTGCGCCTGCTCGGCGGCTCGTACGCTTGGGATGGGGGCAGCCAGACCTTCTATGCGAATGTAGGCGTCAAGCAAGCGAATGCAGGCCACAATCATGCGAAGTAA
- a CDS encoding urea amidolyase associated protein UAAP2: MTTEIRRVESDRAAEDAVYDVTIPAGEGWMKDLLPGQVLRIVDLEGNQAADTLFYDTNNPEDHYSAAQTILAQGNLYLAAGSKLLAESGKTLLTIVADTCGRHDTVGGACSAQSNTVRYSHDTLPMHSCRDTFILQLAERGEPFSKRDLAPNVNFFMNVPVTPEGDLTFADGISSPGAYVELRAETATTVLISNCPQLNNPCNAYNPTPIRLLIWDR, from the coding sequence ATGACGACGGAGATCAGACGAGTCGAGAGCGACCGCGCCGCGGAAGATGCCGTGTACGATGTGACGATTCCGGCGGGCGAAGGCTGGATGAAGGATTTGCTGCCGGGCCAGGTGCTGCGCATCGTCGACCTCGAAGGCAACCAAGCGGCCGATACGCTCTTTTACGATACGAACAATCCCGAAGACCATTACAGCGCAGCCCAAACGATTTTGGCGCAGGGCAACTTGTATTTGGCCGCCGGGTCGAAGCTGCTCGCCGAATCCGGGAAGACGCTGCTGACGATCGTCGCGGACACGTGCGGCCGCCACGATACGGTGGGCGGTGCGTGCTCCGCGCAGAGCAACACGGTGCGGTATTCGCACGACACCTTGCCGATGCACAGCTGCCGCGACACGTTCATACTGCAGCTGGCGGAGCGCGGCGAGCCGTTCTCGAAGCGGGATCTCGCCCCGAACGTTAATTTCTTCATGAACGTGCCGGTGACGCCGGAGGGCGATTTGACGTTCGCCGACGGCATTTCTTCGCCGGGCGCGTACGTCGAGCTGCGGGCGGAGACGGCGACGACGGTGCTGATCAGCAACTGTCCGCAGCTGAACAATCCGTGCAACGCCTACAACCCGACGCCGATTCGTTTGCTGATTTGGGATCGATAA
- a CDS encoding YkvA family protein, with protein sequence MMSNDEKQVKKNFWKKAKQTAGKVPFVLDAVALYFCALDPKTPTGAKIAIFGALAYFISPLDAVPDLLPGGFLDDAAAIATVIMTAKAYITEDHRRQALAWLRDADADEELQTA encoded by the coding sequence ATGATGAGCAACGACGAGAAGCAAGTGAAGAAAAACTTTTGGAAAAAGGCGAAGCAGACCGCCGGCAAAGTCCCCTTCGTACTGGACGCCGTCGCCCTCTACTTCTGCGCGCTGGACCCGAAGACGCCGACCGGCGCGAAAATCGCGATCTTCGGCGCGCTCGCGTACTTCATCTCTCCGCTGGACGCCGTGCCGGACCTTCTGCCGGGCGGGTTTCTGGACGACGCCGCAGCGATCGCGACCGTCATCATGACAGCCAAAGCTTACATTACGGAGGACCATCGCCGGCAGGCGCTGGCGTGGCTGCGCGACGCGGACGCGGACGAAGAGCTGCAGACGGCATAA
- the atzF gene encoding allophanate hydrolase, translated as MGEVRFPEQLTIEWLQDMYEKGAIAPEDTIREVVRRAQADADNPIWITPPSADALRPYLERLERMDRSAAPLWGVPFAVKDNIDVAGMPTTAACPEFAYVPEAHAEVVRRLVDAGAIPVGKTNLDQFATGLVGTRSPYGETRNALRPEWLSGGSSSGSAVAVARGHAAFSLGTDTAGSGRVPAALNGLVGYKPSVGAWPTKGLVPACASLDCITVFAHSLADALAVDAAARGAHGGDPWSRDIARSDSLPPSRILLPAEPPAFFGPLAQEYAAAWGEAVRRLTSLGLPVETIDTKLFEDAASILYDGPWVAERWASLGEFVDGHPGTAFPVTERVLRSGAAERHTASAAFQAMHKLQRYKAEARKLLRNAVLAMPTVGGTYTREQVRHDPIATNSNLGKYTNHCNLLDLSAVALPAGLADEGMPFGITLFGLSDQEHLVCGAAELWVGRSAAEEPSTLVAVCGLHMRGFPLEAQMRACGAAFVEEADTAPAYRFVKLPTTPAKPGLIRCEEGGASIRLELWRMPLKTFGGFAAAIPAPLGIGKVELADGREVPGFVCEAYAVRGAEDITEAGSWRNVIS; from the coding sequence ATGGGGGAGGTTCGGTTTCCGGAGCAGTTGACCATCGAGTGGCTGCAGGACATGTACGAGAAGGGCGCGATCGCGCCCGAAGACACGATCCGCGAGGTCGTCCGGCGCGCGCAGGCGGACGCGGACAACCCGATCTGGATCACGCCGCCTTCGGCGGACGCGCTTCGCCCGTATCTCGAGCGGCTCGAGCGGATGGATCGCTCCGCCGCGCCGCTCTGGGGCGTCCCGTTCGCGGTGAAGGACAATATCGACGTCGCGGGCATGCCGACGACGGCCGCGTGCCCGGAGTTCGCGTACGTGCCTGAGGCGCATGCCGAGGTCGTGCGGCGGCTCGTCGACGCCGGGGCGATTCCGGTCGGGAAGACGAATCTCGACCAATTCGCGACCGGCCTCGTCGGGACGCGCAGCCCGTACGGCGAGACGCGGAACGCGCTGCGGCCCGAATGGCTGAGCGGCGGGTCGAGCTCGGGCTCGGCGGTCGCGGTGGCGAGAGGGCACGCGGCGTTCTCGCTCGGCACCGATACCGCCGGCTCCGGCCGGGTGCCCGCGGCGCTCAACGGGCTCGTCGGCTACAAGCCGAGCGTCGGCGCATGGCCGACGAAGGGCCTCGTCCCGGCGTGCGCGAGCCTCGACTGCATCACCGTGTTCGCGCACAGCCTCGCGGACGCGCTGGCCGTCGACGCGGCGGCGCGAGGGGCGCATGGCGGCGACCCGTGGTCGCGCGACATCGCGCGTTCGGACTCGCTGCCGCCTTCGCGCATCCTTTTGCCCGCGGAGCCGCCCGCGTTCTTCGGCCCGCTCGCGCAGGAGTACGCCGCAGCTTGGGGCGAGGCGGTCCGGCGGCTGACGTCGCTCGGCCTGCCGGTCGAAACCATCGATACGAAGCTGTTCGAGGACGCAGCGTCGATCTTGTACGACGGCCCTTGGGTCGCCGAACGATGGGCGTCGCTCGGCGAATTCGTCGACGGCCATCCGGGGACGGCGTTCCCGGTGACCGAGCGGGTGCTCCGGTCGGGCGCCGCGGAGCGGCACACCGCCAGCGCCGCGTTCCAAGCGATGCACAAGCTGCAGCGGTATAAGGCGGAAGCTCGCAAGCTGCTGCGGAACGCGGTGCTGGCGATGCCGACGGTCGGCGGCACGTACACGCGCGAGCAGGTGCGGCACGATCCGATCGCGACGAACAGCAATTTGGGGAAATACACGAATCATTGCAATTTGCTCGACCTGAGCGCGGTCGCCTTGCCGGCGGGGCTCGCGGACGAAGGCATGCCGTTCGGCATTACGCTGTTCGGCTTGTCGGATCAAGAGCACCTCGTCTGCGGCGCAGCGGAGCTGTGGGTCGGGCGGTCCGCGGCCGAGGAGCCTTCGACGCTCGTCGCCGTCTGCGGCCTCCATATGCGCGGCTTTCCACTGGAAGCGCAAATGCGCGCGTGCGGCGCGGCGTTCGTCGAGGAGGCCGACACGGCTCCGGCGTACCGGTTCGTAAAGCTGCCGACGACGCCCGCCAAGCCCGGATTGATTCGGTGCGAGGAAGGGGGCGCGTCGATCCGGCTCGAGCTGTGGCGGATGCCGCTCAAGACCTTCGGCGGCTTCGCCGCCGCCATCCCGGCGCCGCTCGGCATCGGCAAGGTGGAGCTCGCGGACGGGCGCGAGGTGCCCGGCTTCGTGTGCGAAGCGTACGCGGTCCGCGGCGCGGAGGATATTACGGAAGCGGGCAGCTGGCGGAACGTTATATCATAA
- the uca gene encoding urea carboxylase → MFTKVLIANRGAIAVRIERTLRRMGIRSVAVYTKADQDSLHVDQADEAVYIGEGPAKDSYLNAELILETAIRTGAEAIHPGYGFLSENAAFAKRCRELGIAFIGPTPEQMEQFGLKHSARELAIRSGVPLLPGTALIERLDEAVREAGRIGYPIILKSTAGGGGIGMRVCENEEALRSAFDAVCHLAEANFKNGGVFLEKYIERARHVEVQIFGNRFGEVVALGERDCSIQRRNQKVIEESPAPHLPAEVRSELLASAVRLAREVGYRSAGTVEFLYDPQTCEFYFLEVNTRLQVEHGVTEEVLGVDLVEWMVREAADELTGLASLVPEPKGHSIQARIYAEDCLQGFRPSAGQLDQAKLPASARVETWVRDGMTVTTLYDPMLAKIIVRGDTREEALELLGEALRETRFYGLTTNLQYIQALLTSEGCRSGEVFTRMLNDFQPAERALEVLDGGVQTTVQDWPGRIGYWDVGVPPCGPMDPLSFRIGNRLLGNPDGAPGLEMTLRGGAYRFRDDLLFCVAGADMQATLDGKPVEPYRPMAARRGQTLQFGEAAEGMRAYLLVQGGLDMPLVLGSASTFTLGGFGGHGGRALRTGDVLGVAEPAGDAAAAMAEAAAAAASADSSAYSAGAFDRPLPAASRPGIARSWTIGAIPGPHCSEEFLHSSYLAQLTSTVWEVHFNSSRTGVRLVGPAPRWAREDGGEAGLHPSNIHDNAYAIGALDLTGDMPILLGPDGPSLGGFVCPVTVASAEFWKLGQLHPGDKVSFRLVTLEEAESLRQAQERFLSAIGEGEAEALPAYGLSTLSAATSEELELAPSYPVLARLEAGPGRQVPLTVRCSGDQYLLVEYGEMELDLKLRFQVHALMEAVRGCADFPAIDLTPGIRSLQIHFDPARMTSREACERVLELEGTLPPLASLKVPSRIVRLPLSWDDPSTQLAIQRYQQNVRPDAPWCPSNLEFIRRINGLDSLDDVKRIVFDASYLVLGLGDVYLGAPVATPVDPRHRLVTTKYNPARTWTPENAVGIGGAYMCVYGMEGPGGYQFVGRTVQMWNKLRSTASFPAGKPWLLNFFDQIRFYPVSAEELEKLREDFLRGRFDVEIEETTFDLGEYLDFLQSIEDTAGDFKERQRAAFQQERENWKALGLDEYVSEQDAGKPLADDELPEGAVPVRSSLPGSVWKVNVEPGQQVSKGDVLVVVESMKMEFSIGSPGDGRIESVHVTPGDGVQAGQLLIGLAQ, encoded by the coding sequence ATGTTTACGAAGGTGCTCATCGCCAACCGCGGCGCGATCGCCGTGCGGATCGAACGAACGCTCCGCCGCATGGGGATTCGTTCGGTGGCCGTATATACGAAAGCGGATCAAGACAGCCTGCACGTCGACCAAGCCGACGAGGCGGTGTACATCGGCGAAGGACCGGCGAAGGACAGTTATTTGAACGCGGAGCTGATCCTCGAGACGGCGATTCGGACGGGGGCCGAAGCGATCCATCCGGGGTACGGCTTCCTCAGCGAGAACGCGGCGTTCGCGAAACGGTGCCGCGAGCTCGGCATCGCCTTCATCGGACCGACGCCGGAGCAGATGGAGCAGTTCGGACTGAAGCATTCGGCGCGGGAGCTCGCGATTCGCTCCGGCGTCCCGCTGCTGCCGGGCACCGCGCTCATCGAGCGCTTGGACGAAGCGGTGCGGGAAGCCGGCCGGATCGGGTACCCGATCATTCTGAAAAGCACGGCCGGCGGCGGCGGCATCGGCATGCGCGTGTGCGAGAACGAAGAAGCGCTTCGCAGCGCATTCGACGCCGTGTGCCACCTGGCCGAGGCGAATTTCAAGAACGGCGGGGTGTTTCTCGAGAAATACATTGAGCGGGCGCGCCACGTCGAGGTGCAGATTTTCGGCAACCGGTTCGGGGAAGTCGTCGCGCTCGGGGAGCGGGACTGCTCGATTCAGCGCCGCAACCAGAAGGTGATCGAGGAAAGCCCGGCGCCGCATTTGCCGGCCGAAGTTCGTTCGGAGCTTCTCGCGTCCGCCGTCCGGCTGGCGCGCGAGGTCGGGTATCGGAGCGCGGGCACGGTGGAGTTTTTGTACGACCCGCAGACGTGCGAGTTTTACTTCCTTGAGGTCAATACGCGCCTCCAGGTCGAGCACGGCGTGACGGAAGAGGTGCTCGGCGTCGATCTGGTGGAATGGATGGTGCGCGAGGCGGCCGACGAATTGACCGGGCTCGCCTCCCTCGTGCCGGAGCCGAAGGGCCACAGCATTCAGGCGCGCATTTACGCGGAAGACTGCCTGCAGGGGTTCCGTCCGAGCGCGGGGCAGCTCGATCAAGCGAAGCTGCCGGCGTCGGCGCGGGTGGAGACGTGGGTGCGGGACGGCATGACGGTGACGACGCTGTACGACCCGATGCTGGCGAAAATCATCGTGCGCGGCGACACACGCGAAGAGGCGCTGGAGCTTCTCGGCGAGGCGCTGCGGGAGACGCGTTTTTATGGGTTGACGACGAATTTGCAATATATTCAGGCGCTGCTTACGTCGGAAGGCTGCCGTTCGGGCGAGGTGTTCACCCGCATGCTGAACGACTTCCAGCCGGCGGAGCGTGCGCTCGAAGTGCTGGACGGCGGCGTGCAGACGACGGTGCAGGATTGGCCGGGCCGCATCGGCTATTGGGACGTCGGCGTGCCGCCGTGCGGGCCGATGGATCCGCTGTCGTTCCGCATCGGCAACCGGCTGCTCGGCAATCCCGACGGGGCGCCGGGGCTCGAAATGACGCTGCGCGGCGGCGCCTATCGGTTCCGCGACGACCTGCTGTTCTGCGTCGCGGGCGCCGACATGCAGGCGACGCTCGACGGCAAGCCGGTCGAGCCGTACCGCCCGATGGCGGCAAGGCGCGGACAGACGCTGCAGTTCGGCGAAGCCGCGGAAGGGATGCGCGCGTACTTGCTCGTGCAAGGCGGCCTTGACATGCCGCTCGTGCTCGGCAGCGCGTCCACGTTCACGCTGGGCGGCTTCGGCGGGCACGGCGGGCGGGCGCTTCGCACGGGCGACGTGCTCGGCGTGGCGGAGCCGGCGGGAGACGCGGCTGCGGCTATGGCAGAAGCGGCGGCTGCGGCGGCGTCGGCGGACTCGTCGGCGTATTCCGCCGGAGCCTTCGATCGGCCGCTCCCCGCGGCGTCCCGCCCGGGCATCGCCCGGAGCTGGACGATCGGCGCCATTCCGGGGCCGCACTGCTCCGAGGAGTTCCTGCACTCGAGCTACTTGGCTCAGCTGACGTCGACGGTGTGGGAGGTCCACTTCAACAGCTCCCGCACCGGCGTGCGGCTCGTCGGGCCGGCGCCGCGCTGGGCGCGGGAGGACGGCGGCGAAGCGGGGCTGCATCCGTCGAACATTCACGACAACGCGTACGCGATCGGCGCCTTGGATCTCACCGGCGACATGCCGATCCTGCTCGGACCGGACGGCCCGAGCCTCGGCGGATTCGTTTGCCCGGTGACCGTCGCGTCCGCTGAGTTCTGGAAGCTCGGTCAGCTGCATCCGGGCGATAAAGTGTCGTTCCGCCTCGTCACGCTGGAGGAGGCGGAGTCGCTGCGGCAGGCGCAGGAGCGATTCTTGTCCGCGATCGGCGAAGGCGAAGCGGAGGCGCTGCCGGCGTACGGCCTGTCGACGCTGTCCGCGGCGACGAGCGAGGAGCTTGAGCTTGCGCCGTCTTATCCTGTATTGGCGCGCCTCGAGGCGGGGCCGGGACGGCAGGTCCCGCTGACGGTCCGCTGCAGCGGCGACCAATATTTGCTGGTCGAGTACGGCGAGATGGAGCTCGATTTGAAGCTCCGGTTCCAAGTGCACGCGCTCATGGAAGCGGTGCGCGGCTGCGCCGATTTCCCGGCGATCGATTTGACGCCGGGCATCCGGTCGCTGCAAATCCATTTCGACCCGGCGCGCATGACGTCGCGCGAGGCGTGCGAGCGGGTGCTCGAACTCGAAGGTACGCTGCCGCCGCTCGCGTCGCTGAAGGTGCCGTCGCGCATCGTTCGGCTGCCGCTGTCGTGGGACGATCCGTCGACGCAGCTGGCCATTCAGCGGTACCAGCAGAACGTGCGGCCGGACGCGCCGTGGTGCCCGAGCAACCTGGAATTTATCCGGCGCATCAACGGGTTAGATAGCCTCGACGACGTAAAGCGGATCGTGTTCGACGCGAGCTACCTCGTGCTCGGGCTGGGCGACGTCTACTTGGGCGCGCCGGTGGCGACGCCGGTCGATCCGCGTCATCGGCTGGTGACGACGAAATATAACCCGGCGCGCACGTGGACGCCGGAGAACGCCGTCGGCATCGGCGGCGCATACATGTGCGTCTACGGCATGGAAGGGCCGGGCGGATATCAATTCGTCGGCCGGACGGTGCAGATGTGGAACAAGCTGCGGTCGACGGCGAGTTTCCCGGCCGGCAAGCCGTGGCTGCTCAACTTCTTCGATCAAATCCGCTTTTACCCGGTGTCCGCGGAGGAGCTGGAGAAGCTTCGCGAAGATTTCCTGCGCGGCCGGTTCGACGTCGAGATCGAAGAGACGACGTTCGATCTCGGTGAATATTTGGACTTCCTGCAGTCGATCGAGGATACGGCGGGCGACTTCAAGGAGCGCCAGCGGGCCGCGTTCCAGCAGGAGCGCGAGAACTGGAAGGCGCTCGGATTGGACGAATACGTCAGCGAACAGGACGCAGGCAAGCCGCTCGCGGACGACGAGCTGCCGGAGGGCGCGGTTCCGGTGCGGAGCTCGCTGCCGGGCAGCGTCTGGAAGGTGAACGTGGAGCCTGGGCAGCAGGTAAGCAAAGGCGACGTCCTCGTCGTCGTCGAGAGCATGAAGATGGAGTTCTCCATCGGTTCGCCCGGCGACGGACGCATCGAATCGGTGCATGTGACGCCGGGCGACGGCGTCCAAGCGGGGCAGCTGTTGATCGGTTTGGCGCAATAG
- a CDS encoding DUF1806 family protein: MQPIEIERLETVLQAYEGRTPYIHVEVTPGAFVRNVTAAIEQAYVRGSGPYRVALRLKGDGWIRAEGLTHMAEEPGRLLLAGHDELGRLTCGLQLSTERFEA, translated from the coding sequence ATGCAGCCGATCGAGATCGAACGATTGGAGACGGTCCTTCAAGCGTATGAAGGGCGTACTCCTTACATTCATGTAGAGGTGACGCCGGGGGCGTTCGTGCGCAACGTGACTGCGGCGATCGAACAAGCTTACGTGCGCGGCTCCGGCCCTTATCGGGTGGCGCTGCGCCTTAAGGGCGACGGGTGGATTCGCGCGGAAGGCCTGACGCACATGGCGGAAGAGCCGGGGCGGCTGCTCCTCGCCGGGCATGACGAGCTGGGGCGGCTCACGTGCGGGCTGCAGCTGAGTACGGAACGTTTCGAGGCATAA
- a CDS encoding PIG-L family deacetylase produces MTAGTKSILGLFAHPDDETFICGGTLAHYAKRDASVAVVSATRGEMGRRMGYPPRITRESMPRIREEELREACRRLGIEAPIFLGIRDKTVEYEDRPALVARLAAIIQERRPDVVLTFHPAWGGHPDHCAIGEAARSAVETFGADGPALLYISFGDPLRHAEWAASLAAADVVRVDVRDSLREKLNAFRAHRSQTEMDSWLWEAGKDAVRRFKAYEYFVVDRSLPGRELPEWFGA; encoded by the coding sequence ATGACTGCAGGAACAAAAAGCATTCTCGGACTGTTCGCCCATCCCGACGACGAAACGTTCATTTGCGGCGGCACGCTGGCGCATTACGCGAAGCGGGACGCGTCGGTCGCGGTCGTCTCCGCGACCCGCGGGGAGATGGGGCGGCGCATGGGCTATCCGCCGCGCATCACCCGCGAATCGATGCCGCGGATTCGGGAGGAAGAGCTGCGCGAAGCGTGCCGCCGGCTCGGCATCGAAGCGCCGATCTTCCTCGGCATCCGCGACAAAACGGTCGAATACGAAGACCGGCCGGCGCTCGTCGCGCGGCTCGCCGCTATTATCCAGGAGCGCAGGCCCGACGTCGTCCTGACGTTCCACCCGGCGTGGGGCGGGCATCCCGACCACTGCGCGATCGGCGAAGCGGCGCGCTCCGCCGTCGAGACGTTCGGCGCGGACGGGCCGGCGCTGTTGTACATCTCGTTCGGCGACCCGCTGCGGCATGCCGAGTGGGCGGCGTCGCTCGCCGCGGCGGACGTCGTCCGCGTCGACGTCCGGGACAGCCTGCGGGAGAAGCTGAACGCGTTCCGCGCGCATCGGTCCCAAACCGAGATGGATTCTTGGCTGTGGGAGGCCGGGAAGGACGCCGTCCGCCGGTTCAAGGCGTACGAATATTTCGTCGTCGACCGCTCGCTGCCGGGGCGCGAGCTGCCGGAGTGGTTCGGCGCATGA